The proteins below are encoded in one region of Garra rufa chromosome 12, GarRuf1.0, whole genome shotgun sequence:
- the LOC141347295 gene encoding POU domain, class 4, transcription factor 1-like produces MMSMNSKQPHFAMHPSLPEHKYTSLHSSSEAIRRACLQTPQLQSNIFASLDETLLARAEALAAVDIAVSQGKSHPFKPDATYHTMNTVPCSSTSTVPLAHHHHHHHHHHHQNLEPPDLMDHISSPSLALMPSAHEGAGGGGGGGGGGGLISTSAHPHAHPHMHGLTHLSHQAAMNMNSPLTHHGLLPGHHGGAHQGAPGLANNGLPSINDSDTDPRELEAFAERFKQRRIKLGVTQADVGGALANLKIPGVGSLSQSTICRFESLTLSHNNMIALKPILQAWLEEAEGAQREKMSKPDIFNGSEKKRKRTSIAAPEKRSLEAYFAVQPRPSSEKIAAIAEKLDLKKNVVRVWFCNQRQKQKRLKFSAAH; encoded by the exons ATGATGTCCATGAACAGCAAACAGCCTCATTTCGCCATGCATCCCAGCTTACCTGAGCACAAGTACACATCTCTGCACTCGAGCTCGGAGGCGATCAGGAGAGCCTGCCTGCAGACTCCACAG CTCCAAAGCAACATCTTCGCCAGTCTGGATGAGACGCTGCTGGCCCGCGCCGAAGCTCTGGCGGCCGTGGACATCGCGGTGTCCCAGGGTAAGAGTCACCCGTTCAAGCCCGACGCCACGTACCACACGATGAACACCGTGCCATGCTCGTCCACCTCCACCGTGCCACTcgcccaccaccaccaccaccatcaccaccaccaccaccagaaCCTGGAGCCGCCCGACCTCATGGATCACATCAGCTCGCCGTCGCTCGCCCTGATGCCCAGCGCGCACGAGGGGGCCGGCGGAGGCGGCGGAGGAGGCGGCGGCGGGGGCTTGATCTCCACGTCGGCCCATCCGCACGCGCACCCGCACATGCACGGGCTCACGCACCTGTCCCACCAGGCTGCTATGAACATGAACTCTCCGCTCACTCACCACGGCCTCTTGCCGGGCCACCACGGAGGTGCGCACCAGGGCGCGCCGGGACTCGCCAACAACGGACTGCCCTCTATTAACGACTCGGACACGGACCCGAGGGAGCTGGAGGCTTTCGCGGAGCGCTTCAAACAGCGGCGGATCAAACTCGGGGTGACGCAGGCGGACGTGGGGGGCGCGCTGGCCAACCTGAAGATCCCAGGCGTGGGCTCGCTGAGCCAAAGTACCATTTGTCGCTTCGAGTCTCTAACTCTGTCGCACAACAACATGATCGCGCTCAAACCCATCCTCCAGGCGTGGCTGGAGGAGGCCGAGGGCGCCCAGCGCGAGAAAATGAGCAAACCCGACATTTTCAACGGCAGCGAGAAGAAGCGCAAGCGGACCTCCATAGCGGCCCCGGAGAAACGATCTCTGGAGGCGTATTTCGCCGTGCAGCCCCGGCCGTCGTCGGAGAAAATCGCGGCTATAGCAGAGAAATTGGACCTCAAAAAGAACGTCGTGCGAGTATGGTTTTGCAACCAAAGACAAAAACAGAAGAGGTTGAAATTTTCCGCGGCTCACTGA